One Aegilops tauschii subsp. strangulata cultivar AL8/78 chromosome 7, Aet v6.0, whole genome shotgun sequence genomic window carries:
- the LOC109770835 gene encoding probable LRR receptor-like serine/threonine-protein kinase At1g74360 has translation MAAFHHILGAFFQALIIAEVILGQSDREVLRELKSFLQAQNPINRGAYDTWSEAEVSPCRLQGVGCDAAGRVSYLDLSSSSIAGPSFGNFSRLNRLTHLDLSANSITGQLHPDLKHCRGLQYLNLSSNLIGGALDVSTLTNLRILDLSQNRFQGDIRTNFPSICRNLSVIAVSSNNLTGRISGLFSGCSKLSDVDLSWNQFTGKAVWKGVERLTRFTATANNLTGVIPSSTFPKGCKLQSLDISSNQLSGSFPNSIANCTSLKTLSLWNNSFGGSIPPGIGSIAGLEELGLSSNQFHHKIPLELMNCTNLKNLEISRNTFGGEVQQVLGKITSLKSLVLQGNNYSGGIVSSGILQLPNLIYLDLSFNKFSGKLPNEIASMTSIESLVLANNNFSGKIPPSYGRLLRLQALDLSYNNLSGEIPPEIGNLASLLLLMLAGNQLSGEIPREIGNCTSLLWLNLVGNQISGKIPPEMTNMGRNPGPTFAKNRRNPSLIKSATSKCFAVYRWVPASYPEFDFVESMMMSQKNCLTMWNRLLMGYDILPVSSPLRTALGYVQLSGNLLSGEIPSTISAMKNISLLLLDGNRLSGHLPSEISSMQLVALNLSNNSFSGQIPFTVGHLNSLESLDLSWNNFSGALPSSLGELSKLSTLNVSYNPLLSGEVPNTGQLSTFNEQSFLGDPLLSFHSPAAPSPHSNDNQPSTYGTEKHPTNEEITVLVVTFLVCFSATFVIRELQSFVYLYHVALRKITNCRNL, from the exons ATGGCTGCTTTTCACCACATTCTCGGTGCATTTTTCCAGGCACTTATCATCG CTGAGGTGATCCTGGGGCAAAGTGATAGGGAGGTGCTCCGCGAACTGAAGAGCTTCCTGCAGGCGCAAAACCCGATCAACCGTGGCGCCTATGACACTTGGTCGGAGGCCGAGGTCTCGCCATGCCGTCTCCAAGGCGTTGGGTGTGACGCGGCCGGCCGTGTCAGTTATCTCGACCTCTCGAGTTCCAGCATCGCTGGGCCGTCCTTCGGTAACTTTTCACGCCTCAACCGGCTCACGCACCTCGATCTCTCAGCAAACAGTATTACTGGCCAACTCCATCCAGATCTCAAGCACTGCCGGGGTCTCCAGTACCTCAACTTATCAAGCAACCTCATTGGTGGCGCCCTTGATGTGTCCACCCTGACCAACCTGCGCATACTGGATCTATCCCAGAATCGGTTCCAGGGTGACATTAGGACAAACTTCCCGTCCATCTGCCGCAACCTCAGTGTTATTGCTGTATCCAGCAACAACCTCACAGGCAGGATAAGTGGGCTGTTCAGTGGCTGCTCCAAGCTTAGTGATGTTGATCTGAGCTGGAACCAATTCACCGGAAAGGCTGTATGGAAAGGGGTCGAAAGGCTTACACGGTTCACGGCCACAGCGAACAACCTCACAGGGGTCATTCCTTCCAGCACGTTTCCCAAGGGGTGCAAGTTGCAGTCTCTGGATATCTCCAGCAACCAACTGTCTGGCAGTTTCCCAAATTCAATTGCCAATTGCACAAGCTTGAAAACCCTGTCCCTATGGAACAATAGCTTTGGTGGATCTATACCACCAGGAATTGGCTCGATTGCGGGACTCGAAGAGCTGGGTCTCTCGAGCAACCAGTTCCATCACAAGATACCACTTGAGCTGATGAACTGCACCAACCTAAAAAATTTGGAGATCAGTCGCAATACCTTTGGAGGGGAGGTGCAACAAGTCCTTGGAAAAATAACCAGCCTGAAGAGCCTTGTGCTTCAAGGGAATAATTACAGTGGGGGCATTGTCTcctctggcattctacagttgcCAAACCTCATCTATCTTGACCTCAGCTTTAACAAATTCTCCGGCAAGCTGCCTAATGAAATTGCTAGCATGACAAGCATCGAATCCCTCGTGCTTGCAAATAATAACTTTTCTGGTAAAATCCCACCATCATATGGTCGGCTCTTGAGGCTCCAAGCATTGGACTTATCGTACAACAACCTCTCCGGCGAGATCCCACCAGAGATTGGTAATTTGGCATCGCTTCTCTTGTTGATGCTGGCTGGGAACCAACTTTCAGGAGAGATCCCAAGAGAGATAGGAAACTGTACTAGCTTGCTCTGGCTCAACCTTGTCGGAAACCAGATATCCGGCAAAATCCCGCCTGAGATGACAAATATGGGGAGGAACCCCGGTCCAACCTTTGCCAAGAACCGAAGAAATCCTTCACTGATCAAGTCTGCCACGAGTAAATGTTTTGCTGTTTACCGGTGGGTGCCAGCAAGTTATCCAGAGTTTGACTTTGTTGAATCAATGATGATGTCTCAGAAGAACTGCCTAACCATGTGGAACAGGCTCCTCATGGGGTATGACATACTTCCAGTATCTTCACCATTACGAACAGCCTTAGGATATGTTCAGCTGTCAGGAAACCTACTGAGCGGGGAGATACCCTCCACAATTAGCGCAATGAAGAACATTAGCTTGCTCCTGCTTGATGGCAACCGGCTCTCTGGACACCTACCATCAGAAATAAGTTCGATGCAACTGGTTGCTCTAAATTTATCCAACAATTCTTTTTCTGGTCAGATTCCATTCACGGTGGGTCACCTGAATTCCCTCGAGAGCCTCGATTTGTCCTGGAATAATTTCTCCGGCGCACTCCCATCAAGCCTAGGCGAGCTGTCTAAACTAAGTACATTGAACGTTTCGTACAACCCGCTTCTCTCAGGAGAGGTCCCAAACACTGGGCAACTCTCCACTTTCAATGAGCAGTCTTTCCTTGGTGATCCACTCTTATCTTTCCACTCACCTGCGGCTCCCAGCCCTCATTCAAATGACAACCAGCCCTCCACGTATGGTACAGAAAAGCATCCTACAAATGAAGAGATCACTGTGTTAGTAGTTACATTCCTTGTTTGCTTCTCTGCCACCTTTGTTATCAGAGAGCTTCAGAGCTTCGTGTATCTGTACCATGTTGCATTACGTAAAATTACCAACTGTAGGAATCTTTGA